In Thiospirochaeta perfilievii, a single window of DNA contains:
- a CDS encoding DUF1007 family protein translates to MAYTILKKQNLFLLLIFISSLSLYAHPHMKIQAYSYNYFNENGLQGVYMQWEYDPMFSSQLIYNYDIDNNMEFSADEALELKIKYFDNIVDSNYYTYFYINDKLIENPEPVSFKAVIDKVDVVMILSFFVPLNITKTGYVDIRYGFNDKSQYTAFFIPQSSIRAKGEGYKLKKEHINQFGEITYSYKMK, encoded by the coding sequence ATGGCCTATACTATTTTAAAAAAACAAAACTTATTTCTACTCCTAATTTTTATTAGTTCCTTATCCCTTTACGCTCACCCACATATGAAAATACAGGCTTATTCTTATAACTATTTCAATGAAAATGGATTACAAGGTGTATATATGCAGTGGGAATATGACCCTATGTTTAGTTCTCAACTGATCTATAATTACGATATAGATAATAATATGGAGTTTTCCGCTGATGAAGCCTTAGAACTAAAGATTAAATATTTTGATAATATTGTAGATTCTAATTATTATACCTATTTTTATATAAATGATAAATTAATAGAAAACCCAGAACCTGTTAGTTTTAAAGCTGTTATAGATAAAGTTGATGTAGTTATGATCTTATCTTTTTTTGTTCCACTTAATATTACTAAAACAGGATATGTAGATATACGTTATGGTTTTAATGATAAATCTCAATACACAGCTTTTTTTATCCCTCAGAGCAGCATTAGAGCTAAAGGTGAGGGATATAAATTAAAAAAAGAACATATCAATCAATTTGGGGAGATAACGTATAGTTACAAAATGAAATAA